The genomic stretch TAGACACAATCAAATAATTCGGAAATAAAAAGTCCAACAGTTTGGATATCTTCAACAGTGCCACATTCTTCAATACTGGGCAGTTCTGCCGCTTCCCATTGTCTGGGAGGAACCAAATTGAGCTTCGCTTGTCGACATAGTTCTTCAATGCTTGAAGCTGACTCAAGATTAGAAGGTCTGGCTATCACATTCTAGCACTATTATTTGGTATATTGTTAACTTTCGTTACAAATTTCAGTTTCACCTTCAGGTATCCTAAATGAGAAGTATAAGATGTACACTTCTCTTTCTCAAACAACAGAAGATATGAAAATGGTTCAGTCACTTGTAGCAATTTGGGAGgtgcgtttttttttttaaattttgtttGCGCATCTGTGCTACGAAATGTTAATAACTTTCAAACCTCTATGTTATTGTCTTCAGGAACTTGAGCGCTTAAGGCTGTTGGAGGAAACAAAACATGCTGATCTGGGTCGACCTTTACGGGAAGAAGTTCTTAAAGATTTTCTTCATGGTATCAAGTATGAGAGTGCCCTTTCTATGTTGTTTTCacaagaagagccacaacataAAGTTTCTACCACAGAAGAGTCTGAAAGGCTAGAAAGGTGCTTCAAATCATTGACTGATGTTGTTGGGACTGTTAAATTCTCACAGGATGACTACTGTGATAATGTTGATGTTGGTAATTCTGCTGGCATGCAAAATGACAAACCAAATGCAAGTCTTTGCTCAGGGCCGTTAAAACAAATTGCGCAGACTATATCTCCTGAAAGAAACAGTCAATATCTTGTGTCCTCATCTGTAACCCAAAGAATATTATCTCAGTTGTCTGATGAGGGTGAAAAGGTAGTCCTCACTCAGATGTTATCTCAGTTGTTGAGTCGATCTGTATTGTTAGCAAAGGAAAATCACATAGTATACAGGGTTGAACTAAAAAAATCTAAGGACGCGTAAAACATTTATAAGTTGAAGATTTACAACTTATGGTCACTGTTCCTGGTTCTTGTTGCTCTTGGTCTGGGCAGCCCAGAAGAGTTGCCAAGAAGGTGGGAGAAATAGAAAGCTAGCTTTGAAACTCAAAAGAACAAGAAGTTTGGATGTTACATGATACAACACTTGATGGTCATTTTCTGATCCTATATCATTCATCCCCAATAGCGGTCTTTAAGTTGGCATGAAATTTTCAGTTTATGGAATCATGTTatcttttgcaaatttttttaaTCTGAATAAGCTTTTGTTATTTAGTAACCGAACTTCTTTTCTCCTTAAAATTGTTCTTTTGTAGCAAGTGGATGCTGAAGCCCTTGGACTTTTAAGCTGGCTGGCCTCCTCACAAGCTGCAGAGGAACCAACAACTGATGATGAGTTAGTTAATGAAGTCATCCTCAGCCCTTTGTTTGGCAAGAAGTCCATTGAAGTTGCTTTAGAGTCTGCTCACCTGGATTTTGATGGCGCTTCTCAGCAGGAGTGCCAGGATATTCTTGATTCAGTTGATCCTGTCAGTGCAGCAGAAGAACCAAACACACATACTTCTTACCTCGACTCTGTAAAGCCTAATTCTACTACTTCAGTGGGCAACATTATTCCTCAGGTTGATGGGTCGGCTGATGAGAGCCCAAAAGTCTCCCAAGAATATGAAAGGAGCAAGATCACTAGGAAAACAGTAGGATCGCCTAGTTACACACCTACTAAGAATTCTTCAAAATCAGCTAGTAAGCGTGCAGGAACTGAACATCTCTGGGGTTCTTTGCCTCTTTCCAGAAAAAAAGGGCTGCATCGAAATGCTGATGATTCATGCAGTGCAATGCCCTCACAGAAGGATTTAAGTGCATCTAACAAGAGTACCACTGATAAGAACTATCATGATATCACAAGCAACactgacggggaatcttctagTTTTGTAGGTGTACATGATTCAGTCTGTCATTCTGTGAGGGACTTGATGAGAAGGAGGAGATCTCTTCGTCGTGAACAGTTGGAGTTTGGTAGTTCTGGTGCTGCAACATGCACCATGGATAAAGAGAGTGAAATTGTGAATTCTGGGGGATTGGAATTTCATGATTTCGCAAGTGATATTCCAAACTCAGCAATGGCTTATTCTGACGATGAATGTTTACAGATGACATTTTCTCAGAAGCCTCCATTGAAGAACCATGTACATTCTAGTTTGGAGAGTCCTTCAGGCTGTGAGCAACGAGAATGTAAGTGCCCCCAACAAATCTTTATGTTGTCACGATGAATATGATGTAGTTTTAAACAGGAGTAATATGGATTGTAGACTTGGTATGCTAGACCTCAAGCACTGCTCTTATTCTTACCCATATAATTTGCAGAAATAATTGTGTTGGACTTTAATGCCTATGGTATGATTACTTATGTACACAGCATTTTAGGTATTAAGTCTTAGGCCTCTAGGTCCTGGTTCTCTAGGTACCTAAGTATTGTTTCCCCTTGGAAGCAGTTTGGACTGTCAACCAAATCAAATGGGATGCCCATTTTGCATGTGCCATTAAAAAAGTCTATTATTATATGTTTTCAGTTAGCCTATTATGcttatatcttttttttctgcTTCTTGAAGTCTCATTCCTTTTCACTTGGATTTAGTTCCCCCAAGAAAGTTTATCCATACAGAATTGCCTCTGCTCCATCGCTCCCTACCCTTCTATCTACCTATTGTTTCTTTTATCAGTTTTCTTTCCACAGTTGCTCAGGATATCAGTTCTCGATATTTCTTCATGCTTCACAGTTCatacatttctttttttcataaCATTTGGCTTGTACCTTTGCTCTACAGTCTGCAGTCGTATCCTGTACTCCTGTTTATCAATCTGTTACATCACCTGAGGCTTGTTGTTCTACCACAACATAATCTGTCTTGGAACAGCTATCGTCCCTCATACTATAATGCCATAAGCCACACTTTTTTGATCCATAAATTTATACACATTTTCttctgcttttctttttcagctgCTAAAGGGTTAGCTGATCTCCTTCCATTTTTCAATcagaatatagaggacaataAGCAGAATGAATTGTTTCAGCATATGGAAAGCGGTGGGTTTGCAGGTGGTGTCATGGGTGTCCCAACTCATTTCCAAAATGATGGATCAACCCTATATTTGCTGACACATGCACGTTCGCCACCATCTGCAGTAGCTGTGGGCGAATGGCTAACCCAACAATCTCGTTCCAATATTTCCTCTGGTATTCGAGATTTCCTGCATATTTTTGTTTTCATTCTGTGGCACAAGAAATTTCTTGtaaaaattaatttcatttgTGCCTGTATGTGTTTCAGTTTCAGGTTACCCCAACTATGGTGAGGGAGTCCCAGCTGACAAGGAAGAGGCGCACAGTTCTGCTTTATCACCAAATTCTCCTTCCAGATCTACTTTGGAGAATTCCTCAGTGAAAGTTGCTGTGGATGGAGATGTGATGGAATCAACTTTATCTAACAGAGAAAGTAAACATTTGGACGAGTGGCATGCCTTTTCCCAGATATCAGCTGGAAATGAGAAGGATAAGCTCACACCTCTCAGTCAAATAGGATTTCGTGACCCTGCTAGTGTCGGTTGTGGGCAACAACTGACTATGCTTAGCATGGAGGTTCTACTTCTACTTCATTCTTCTTCTCTTTCGTTCccaataaatatattttttcctgCATTCATCCATAGATGTAGTGGGATAATTTGTTGTTTTCGGACCAACCATTAAGATTCTTGCTAATGACAAAGTTTACTTGCTAATGACTAAAGGACAAGCTTATCAGTCATAAATTTTTGACTTGCCAATGACCAACAGACAAATCCTAGATAGAAGTCTTTTAAATGCTTGGGATACCCGCAAAAGTAGAATGTAcctcttgaatcttgatattTAGCTTCTTTTCCCTGCTAAACAGGTTTTAGCAGAAAGCAGAGGAGAGCTGCGTCCTGATCCACGGTTTGATGCCATCAATGCTGTATCTTTGGCCATTGAGGATGATGCTGATAATACTGTCGAAGTTCATGTGTTTATACGTGACAACAGTGACATATCATGCAGGAGGAGGTCTAAAGCCACTTGATATTTAATCTTATTCATTTTGCAATCATCACACTTAGCTCTCTTAGATTTTGTAGAAATCTACAATGGCCTCAAAGCTTCTCTTAATCAACACCTACTATCTATCTTCAATTGCAGAAAAAATTTCTAAATTTAAAATATCAATTAACTGGAGGTTTCCAGGCAGTTACCAGTCAACCCTGCTAAGTGTCTGATTCCCTTTGAATTATAGACAAGTGAGATATATATGACGTATCGACTGACTAGGATGGTGGCAATGGCAACTGATGCTTCATTTCACGAAAATATGTTGCCTTGCATAACTAAGTTACTAAGGATCTATTGTAGAATTGATTTGTTCAACCAGAAACTTTGGGTGCTTGCTTGTGCTGGCTTGTGATATTTGCTTATCTTTCTTACATGCTTTAATTCTTATAGATTCAAACATCACGCGCTTTATTCTTTTATATGCAGAAATCTGGATGGTATTGCTGGCTGTAATGTAGACGTCTTCCCTGAAGAGAGGGACCTTCTGAACAATCTTATTAGTGCAGTCTGTTCAATTGATCCAGATATCCTAGTCGGATGGGAGATTCAGTTAGGATCTTTAGGATTTCTAGCTGAAAGAGCTGCTTATCTGGGTATAGGCTTACTGAAAAGGATTTCAAGAACACTACCGCATGAGCTGAATCATCCACGTAAAGTTCCAGTTGATGACTCTAGTCAGATGCTTGCTGAAGCATCTTCTGCTGATGATGTTGGTGATGTCAGTGAGAATAACTGGAGTCATACTCATGCGAGTGGTATACATGCTGTTGGAAGAATTGTTCTTAATTTATGGCGTCTCATGCGTGCAGAAGTTAAGCTTAATAATTACTCCCTTGAAGCTGTAGCTGATGAAGTACTGAGGAGAAAGATACCACTGATACCAAACGGGATATTGAACCGATGGTTTGCAACAGGTCCTGGACGAGGAAGACACCGTTGCATAGAATATATTAGCACTAGAGCTAGAATTAACCTTGAAATAATGAATCAACTGGACCTGGTAAATTGAATTTCCTCCACGATATTCTTCCTAGTATATTGTcaactttgtttttttttcagactTCCCTTGTTTGTTCAGTTCAGATATTTTATCAGTTAAGCAACTtgtccttttgattttctacttcTTTTATCATTTGAACAACTTGGTTCTATTTACATGTCCTGAATAAGCtatggacttttttttttcctgatagAACATTGCAATCATGATGATCATCCTATTGTTACTTGTCCTGGCATGCAGGTGAATCGAACATCTGAACTTGCTCGTGTATTTGGTATTGACTTCTTTTCTGTTCTTTCTCGGGGATCTCAGTATCGTGTTGAATCTATGCTCCTGAGATTGGCTCATACACAGAACTACCTTGCAATTTCACCCGGTAATCAACAGGTGCATTTTTCTGCCACCTGCCAATTTTAgttgttcattttttttgctGTAAATATACTGTAGTTGCTCATTACCCAATTCTGAACCTCCAATGTTAGAACAACATATCCTGTTCATTTTGAAATTCTACTGATGAGCATATATTGCATGATTTTTTTGCCAAAGATGGCCATTTTTTTTTGTAGGGATCCTAAGATGTGGCGTTATGTAAGTAGCTAGAAATGGGCTCATCGATTTCTTTAGAACTACAGGCTGGCCATTCACAACCTCACTTGAACCACAAAAATAGTATATTTTTTCTGCTAAACTGTTACCAATGCTAATTTGCAGGTTGCTTCTCAACCAGCCATGGAGTGCCTGCCGCTTGTAATGGAACCAGAATCAGCCTTCTACCCTGATCCAGTTGTTGTACTGGATTTTCAGTCCCTCTATCCTTCCATGATAATAGCATATAACCTATGTTATTCTACATGCTTGGGTAAAGTTTTCCCATCAAAGTCAAACGTACTTGGTGTCAGCTCATATTCAGCAGATCCGCATACACTTGTAGATCTGAAAAATCAGCTGCTGCTTACCCCAAATGGGGTCCTGTATGTGCAACCTGAGGTGATGTTCTTAATTTCTGAGCAATATCTGATGTTCTTCATATTGGTAATGGCAAATTTGAAACATTCCATAGATAATTGTTCATATACTACAGTTTACCTGAATACCTCTATGGTTGGTAGATCAACCTGTCTGATTGTCCTTTGCTACCATCCAGATGAATTATTGGATATATTcttgaaaattttgttttcaATTACATGTTTAGTGATTCCTGGTACATTCACTGCACTGCACATTATATTTCCCTAGTAACTATTGACCTTTCCAGAACAATCTTAATGGTACTCTGCAGATTAGAAAAGGCGTGCTTCCTCGCCTTCTAGAGGAAATATTGTCAACGAGAATTATGGTGAAACAAGCAATGAAAAAGTTGGGTCCATCCGAGCAAGTTCTGCACAGGGTATTCACTTCTTGTAAACCATTTTTCAAACATTAGGTGAAATGCCTAAATATCTTGCGGATATGGTGATTGTACTATGATACAATAGTCATTTGCTTAGGCTGTCCTCATGTTGCTTTCCcttttgcaatttttattttcagTAAAAGGGTTTTCTTACCATTGGTGGATACATTACAAATAATTAATTTGTTTCCAGATATTCAATGCACGGCAGCTTGCATTGAAGCTGATAGCTAATGTAACATATGGCTACACAGCTGCTGGCTTCAGTGGTCGGATGCCTTGTGCAGAGCTTGCAGACAGCATTGTTCAATGTGGTCGTAGAACGCTTGAAACAGCAATATCATTTGTCAACCAGCATCCTATGTGGAAAGCTAGGGTTGTGTATGGTGATACTGACAGGTATTATTGTGTTTCATGTTTTCTCTATAAAGTACAATGTAGCCATAGTATACTTATACCACTGTTTCTGTTGCAGTATGTTTGTTCTTCTAAAAGGGCGTTCTAGGGAAGAAGCATTCAGAATAGGAAAGGAGATCGCTTCATCTATAACTGCGATGAATCCTGATCCAGTCACATTGAAGTTCGAGAAAGTCTATCAGCCATGCTTTCTTCTTACAAAGAAGAGATATGTTGGCTATAGCTACGAGAGTCCTGAACAGAATGAGCCAATCTTTGATGCAAAGGGGATAGAAACAGTTAGGAGAGATACTTGCCCAGCAGTTGCAAAGATTTTGGAACGGTCTATCAGAATAATTTTTGAGGAACAGGACTTAACCAAAGTAAGTAGTATTTTCCTTCTTGCAACAATTACTTAATCTCCTCTTTATAAGGaccattttccttctttttattgttgtttTTGTTAAGCGTATAGCTTGATGGTCTTCAACCATTGCAGGTCAGGTCATATTTGGAGCGTCAGTGGACACGACTATTATCGGGGAAAGTTTCTATCCGAGACTTCATTTTTGCGAAGGAGGTCCGTTTAGGTACCTACAGTGCAAGGGCATCCACTCTGCCACCTGCAGCAATTGTTGCAACAAAAGCTATGTTGTCTGATCCAAGGGCGGAGCCTCGGTATGCAGAGAGAGTGCCATATGTTGTAATCCATGGGGAACCAGGGGCTCGTCTCGCCGACATGGTTATTGATCCTTATGGTCTCCTAGAAGTTGGATCTCCTTATAGATTAAATGAACTATATTACATAACCAAGCAGATTATCCCAGCACTACAACGTGTTTTTGGACTCCTTGGTGCCGACCTGAATAATTGGTTTAGTGAAATGCCTCGCCCCATACGACCAACTCTTGCCAAACGGCAGTCTGCTTCTGGTCATGGTTTATTTTCTCGTGGTGGCAGATTCATCTGGTTAGGATTGAATAATAAAGCCTCCAGCAAGGGAGGCAGAATAGATACATACTACATGTCAAGCCACTGTTCAATTTGTGGTGATCTAATTCAAGGATCAGAGACCTTCTGCGAAAATTGCTTGAAAAATGAAGCTGTTGTTGCCACAGTAGTTGCTGGTCGAACTTCAAAGTTGGAGCGAGAAATCCAACATCTTGCTGCTGTAAGTCTGTAATGCGTGGTTATTATGTCAAACATACTTGTGTGGTTTACCTCACATTTACAGATTTACTCCACTCAACAAAAAAGCTAGAGAATCTTGAGTTCAAACTGACTTTACATGCTAAGCAAAATAGTATCATTGGATGAAATACTGTTTCATTAGCATTTACATTCTATAATGGCAACTTACTAGTCACTTAATTGATTCCTAACAGTTGTGTGCAACAAGAACTTAATGTTAATATTTGATGTTTAATCTTTTTTGGGCATAACAAACACATATAGTTTTGATCTGAGCTGCTTAAGATGAGTTGACAGTGAAGCTTTGAACTTTGTCCAGATATGTGGGCACTGTGGCGGCGCAGACTGGATTGTTGAAAGTGGGGTCAAGTGCATTTCCCTTGCATGCCCAGTCTTATATGAACGGAGGAAAATTCAGAGGGAGCTGAGAGTTGTCTCAGAATCAGCGGGAGAAGCTGGGTATTATCCTTTTTGCTGTGCTGAACTTTTTTGACCAAGAACATTTTTGGGGTTGCGTCGTCTTCTATGTTCATACCGTGCAAATTGTGAAATTTGTAGCTTGTACGTTACACTTGTGTatagttgctgctgctgttcttcttcttgttgttgtaACAATGTACATGTATTGAGGAAATAGATACAAAGGATATGTAATGAACGAG from Setaria italica strain Yugu1 chromosome II, Setaria_italica_v2.0, whole genome shotgun sequence encodes the following:
- the LOC101754948 gene encoding DNA polymerase zeta catalytic subunit isoform X1 yields the protein MSSSQSPEPSTPGTPTPVLSVRIVSIDYYMAPPLPGFDFSRSPFHGEEVEEVPVIRIYGSTPAGQKTCLHIHRVLPYLYVPCPEELLYNVDKGNSYITGLLSDLEKALQVFWSSLSLLCRVLSMFVCIIVFLQIRGPSKRKHVHGCSLVRAKKLYGYHASEELFVKIYLYYPHEVSRAATLLLSGAIFNRAFQPYESHIPYLLHFLIDYNLYGMGHIHVKDFKFRPPLPDDFHPKSSLCKKTQSNNSEIKSPTVWISSTVPHSSILGSSAASHCLGGTKLSFACRHSSSMLEADSRLEGILNEKYKMYTSLSQTTEDMKMVQSLVAIWEELERLRLLEETKHADLGRPLREEVLKDFLHGIKYESALSMLFSQEEPQHKVSTTEESERLERCFKSLTDVVGTVKFSQDDYCDNVDVGNSAGMQNDKPNASLCSGPLKQIAQTISPERNSQYLVSSSVTQRILSQLSDEGEKQVDAEALGLLSWLASSQAAEEPTTDDELVNEVILSPLFGKKSIEVALESAHLDFDGASQQECQDILDSVDPVSAAEEPNTHTSYLDSVKPNSTTSVGNIIPQVDGSADESPKVSQEYERSKITRKTVGSPSYTPTKNSSKSASKRAGTEHLWGSLPLSRKKGLHRNADDSCSAMPSQKDLSASNKSTTDKNYHDITSNTDGESSSFVGVHDSVCHSVRDLMRRRRSLRREQLEFGSSGAATCTMDKESEIVNSGGLEFHDFASDIPNSAMAYSDDECLQMTFSQKPPLKNHVHSSLESPSGCEQRESAKGLADLLPFFNQNIEDNKQNELFQHMESGGFAGGVMGVPTHFQNDGSTLYLLTHARSPPSAVAVGEWLTQQSRSNISSVSGYPNYGEGVPADKEEAHSSALSPNSPSRSTLENSSVKVAVDGDVMESTLSNRESKHLDEWHAFSQISAGNEKDKLTPLSQIGFRDPASVGCGQQLTMLSMEVLAESRGELRPDPRFDAINAVSLAIEDDADNTVEVHVFIRDNSDISCRRRNLDGIAGCNVDVFPEERDLLNNLISAVCSIDPDILVGWEIQLGSLGFLAERAAYLGIGLLKRISRTLPHELNHPRKVPVDDSSQMLAEASSADDVGDVSENNWSHTHASGIHAVGRIVLNLWRLMRAEVKLNNYSLEAVADEVLRRKIPLIPNGILNRWFATGPGRGRHRCIEYISTRARINLEIMNQLDLVNRTSELARVFGIDFFSVLSRGSQYRVESMLLRLAHTQNYLAISPGNQQVASQPAMECLPLVMEPESAFYPDPVVVLDFQSLYPSMIIAYNLCYSTCLGKVFPSKSNVLGVSSYSADPHTLVDLKNQLLLTPNGVLYVQPEIRKGVLPRLLEEILSTRIMVKQAMKKLGPSEQVLHRIFNARQLALKLIANVTYGYTAAGFSGRMPCAELADSIVQCGRRTLETAISFVNQHPMWKARVVYGDTDSMFVLLKGRSREEAFRIGKEIASSITAMNPDPVTLKFEKVYQPCFLLTKKRYVGYSYESPEQNEPIFDAKGIETVRRDTCPAVAKILERSIRIIFEEQDLTKVRSYLERQWTRLLSGKVSIRDFIFAKEVRLGTYSARASTLPPAAIVATKAMLSDPRAEPRYAERVPYVVIHGEPGARLADMVIDPYGLLEVGSPYRLNELYYITKQIIPALQRVFGLLGADLNNWFSEMPRPIRPTLAKRQSASGHGLFSRGGRFIWLGLNNKASSKGGRIDTYYMSSHCSICGDLIQGSETFCENCLKNEAVVATVVAGRTSKLEREIQHLAAICGHCGGADWIVESGVKCISLACPVLYERRKIQRELRVVSESAGEAGYYPFCCAELF
- the LOC101754948 gene encoding DNA polymerase zeta catalytic subunit isoform X2; this translates as MSSSQSPEPSTPGTPTPVLSVRIVSIDYYMAPPLPGFDFSRSPFHGEEVEEVPVIRIYGSTPAGQKTCLHIHRVLPYLYVPCPEELLYNVDKGNSYITGLLSDLEKALQIRGPSKRKHVHGCSLVRAKKLYGYHASEELFVKIYLYYPHEVSRAATLLLSGAIFNRAFQPYESHIPYLLHFLIDYNLYGMGHIHVKDFKFRPPLPDDFHPKSSLCKKTQSNNSEIKSPTVWISSTVPHSSILGSSAASHCLGGTKLSFACRHSSSMLEADSRLEGILNEKYKMYTSLSQTTEDMKMVQSLVAIWEELERLRLLEETKHADLGRPLREEVLKDFLHGIKYESALSMLFSQEEPQHKVSTTEESERLERCFKSLTDVVGTVKFSQDDYCDNVDVGNSAGMQNDKPNASLCSGPLKQIAQTISPERNSQYLVSSSVTQRILSQLSDEGEKQVDAEALGLLSWLASSQAAEEPTTDDELVNEVILSPLFGKKSIEVALESAHLDFDGASQQECQDILDSVDPVSAAEEPNTHTSYLDSVKPNSTTSVGNIIPQVDGSADESPKVSQEYERSKITRKTVGSPSYTPTKNSSKSASKRAGTEHLWGSLPLSRKKGLHRNADDSCSAMPSQKDLSASNKSTTDKNYHDITSNTDGESSSFVGVHDSVCHSVRDLMRRRRSLRREQLEFGSSGAATCTMDKESEIVNSGGLEFHDFASDIPNSAMAYSDDECLQMTFSQKPPLKNHVHSSLESPSGCEQRESAKGLADLLPFFNQNIEDNKQNELFQHMESGGFAGGVMGVPTHFQNDGSTLYLLTHARSPPSAVAVGEWLTQQSRSNISSVSGYPNYGEGVPADKEEAHSSALSPNSPSRSTLENSSVKVAVDGDVMESTLSNRESKHLDEWHAFSQISAGNEKDKLTPLSQIGFRDPASVGCGQQLTMLSMEVLAESRGELRPDPRFDAINAVSLAIEDDADNTVEVHVFIRDNSDISCRRRNLDGIAGCNVDVFPEERDLLNNLISAVCSIDPDILVGWEIQLGSLGFLAERAAYLGIGLLKRISRTLPHELNHPRKVPVDDSSQMLAEASSADDVGDVSENNWSHTHASGIHAVGRIVLNLWRLMRAEVKLNNYSLEAVADEVLRRKIPLIPNGILNRWFATGPGRGRHRCIEYISTRARINLEIMNQLDLVNRTSELARVFGIDFFSVLSRGSQYRVESMLLRLAHTQNYLAISPGNQQVASQPAMECLPLVMEPESAFYPDPVVVLDFQSLYPSMIIAYNLCYSTCLGKVFPSKSNVLGVSSYSADPHTLVDLKNQLLLTPNGVLYVQPEIRKGVLPRLLEEILSTRIMVKQAMKKLGPSEQVLHRIFNARQLALKLIANVTYGYTAAGFSGRMPCAELADSIVQCGRRTLETAISFVNQHPMWKARVVYGDTDSMFVLLKGRSREEAFRIGKEIASSITAMNPDPVTLKFEKVYQPCFLLTKKRYVGYSYESPEQNEPIFDAKGIETVRRDTCPAVAKILERSIRIIFEEQDLTKVRSYLERQWTRLLSGKVSIRDFIFAKEVRLGTYSARASTLPPAAIVATKAMLSDPRAEPRYAERVPYVVIHGEPGARLADMVIDPYGLLEVGSPYRLNELYYITKQIIPALQRVFGLLGADLNNWFSEMPRPIRPTLAKRQSASGHGLFSRGGRFIWLGLNNKASSKGGRIDTYYMSSHCSICGDLIQGSETFCENCLKNEAVVATVVAGRTSKLEREIQHLAAICGHCGGADWIVESGVKCISLACPVLYERRKIQRELRVVSESAGEAGYYPFCCAELF